The Oscarella lobularis chromosome 8, ooOscLobu1.1, whole genome shotgun sequence nucleotide sequence GCTTGCCAATTTGCTGCGCTTGCATTGGTTGAGAAGCGAGCTGGCTCATTCCATGACGCAGCGATGACTAGCCTCATTGTTCTCCCTTATCATTTCGCTTAcgtaaattttaattttattgaccTTTGACACTGTTGACCACCTTTGAAATTGCACGAATCGCACCGGTGCAGCTCATTCGACCTCTGCCTTTGGTTGTTGGTTGAACCTCCCTCTCGCTCTTCCCTTCCCGCCACGATGAAAGTTCTTCTCGCAGCGTTTCTCATCAGCACAGTCAGTGCGGGTAAGAGCTCCTATTATAATAGCGATACGAAGCATTTAGTGATTCTGCTTTTTTCAGCTccgacgacggaaattccgacgacggaaattccgacgacggaaattcCGACGACTGAGCCGGGAGCGTGCCCGACGAACATGAAGTCGAGGTATCAATTCGTCTCTGACATGCAAATGGCGATTATACCAACGAACAACGGATACACTGGCATGTACATGGATGTGAACTTTACCGTCGGATTCTGCCCCTATGTGGTGGAGGTCGGTTTGCATCGTAGGGATCAATAAACCAAATTAAATTTTTGCGCTTTATTCGCTAGATCGAGACTTGCAAAGTGTTTTCGTACCCGCTCATGAACGAGTCGATTCAGCCGCATCCTATTTGCGATGAACTCGTGAAGGAGCGTCTCTactttcgttttgaaaatggGCGTGTTACCGAGCTCTACCCCCGCATCGGAATGAAAGATAACATCTTGAATATCTTTCGAGGAATCTTGAGCTCGTTTCAAGTGAAACCGATCGGTTACAACGACCAACGCGATAGGACGGAGGTAGGTGTTTTTGATTCACAATGCGCACGTTGACAGTTTTTCCTCGTGCATATGCAGACGGATATATTCGGTGAGTGTCCCACGGAGATTAGGGAGGTGCACGTGGACGACAAGATGATAAtcacgaagaaaagagatcTGACGAAGTGCTCGCTGAGACCTCAATTTACCGTCATGCCTCAATTTGAGGTAATCAAAATGCTTCCCAACGACTATAGATGTCTCTTCTCATGCGCACTGTCTTTGTAGTTCTATAATCAGGCTAACGTGTTGATGTCCTACGCCATTATGCAGTACACGATGCCTCGATTTGACATCCAGAGAGCGTTCTGGCCCGTCGTCAGGAAAATTCACATTGAGCACTCGGTCAACCTTTCTCCGATGACGCCACGATACGGCTCTATCATTTCATTCGTCAAGTAAGTTTTTGCGGCGAAGTTGTTTGCTTATTAGTTAAATGGTTAtatccttttttttcagtcaaACCGTTTTGTTCTTGGAGGACTTCTATGCTCCTACTACCAAAAAGCCAATTGACACTGAAACGAAAGACATTCTTTTTAGTTACGACGTtgtttctgaaaaaaagactcTCGACTGCGTAAAAGAGAGCGATATCGTTCTCAAGGAAGTGTCTACTGTGCCTACTGTGGAAAAGTGGAAGATACCAATGTACTTCCGGAGACTAACCGAAATCCTAAAGAAATGCGAAAAGACTGACTTGATTACGTTGGTGGAGAAATACTCCATCTGCAAGAACGACAAGACGGTTAGCACCCAGATGCGATTCCAACAGTAAGACATCGTTATTATGCAAATAAAAAACTCCTAAATGTCGTCGTTTTAGCGCATTCCTTCTCGACGCTCTGGCTTTCACGTGGACCGATTCTTCGTTCGAAAGCATCGTCGAGCTTGTCAAGGGAACTTGCCTGGGCGACAGCCGAAAACGCGAGATGATGGTTGCCATGTCTCTCATGCCAGTCCACTCCATCAAGAGCTGCAATCCCATTCGATATGCTATAGTAGGACgattggttttttttttaatttcccGTTTTCAACTAACTGCTGTTTGACGCAGGAAATCTTTGAAGCGAAGCCAACGGCGCAGACGTCGAGTCTCGTGCTCGGAGGCATCGTCGGAACGTTCCGCAAGAcaaaacggtggaacaggGAGTGCGATGTTGTACTGACAGAGGTATGTATACACGCGGCGATTTCATTTCTATAACGTTCTCACGAATTCTCGGCTTAGGCGAAAGACAAATTGGTCACAAAGTGGACTACGTATTTCAATCAGATTCCTATGAATTTCAAACGCAACACCAAACCGGGTGAAGCGAAAAtgacgagaaacgacgtgAACTCGTGGGAGCGAGCCATCCACAGTCTGAAGGCCATCGCCAATATGGGCGACCCAACAACACTTTCGATCTTCAAAACGGCGATAAAGTCGACGAAACTCGACGTTGAGGGCCGCatcatcgccgtcgaatcgctgGAGAAATTCCTTCCCGTCTTGACGACAGACGTGCGCCGAATGCTCGTCGACATTTTCTCCGACTTCacgatcgaagacgaaattcgcTCCGTCACTGTTCCCATCTACGTCGCATCGATCCGATACTCCGGCCTTACCGGAGAGTTCTATGACTTCTTCAGCTCGCTCGTGACTCTAAAAAGACCAGCAGTGAAGAGTTTCGCTTGCACGTACCTGATGGAAGTCATTCGCAGTAGCGATCCAACACTCCTCGATACGTAAGGCTCCTGCGCGCGCGAATTTGTGATGTCCTATAACGCGTCCTTTTGATTATAGAGCTGCGACTATTAATAACATGATGAATTGGCTCGGAGCTACGTGGTCCTGCTTGATTGCTGATCACGGCTACTTCTCCTCGAAAGCGTGGAAAGGCTTCCTTTCTGTTGGTAAGCCGACCGACATGCAGACGCTCGCGATGACGCTCATTTTGTTCTATTAGCTGACCTCCCGATCCTCCCATACAACACCCTTCCCCGTGATACGATGGGCGTCGGCATCGACAGTCATTTCTACGGAGACTTCGACACCAAAGTTCCGCATGGACTCACAACGAAATTCAAGTTTATGATCATGGGCTATGAAATCGATCTCGGAAAGGTAGTCGCTATTTCTTCTCATAGCGCTCGAGCTCATAATCATCTCTCCATTATAGTTTGGCATTCGTGGATCTGGCTTGGACACGCTCATCACGACTCTATTCAGCCCCACCGGCTATTTCCGTCGTGGAACGAGAAATATGTCCCCGAGTGGTCTTCAGCGCGAAGTAAGTGTTCcctctgcaaaaaaaacgcTCGGTTCATTTTGATGTTCGTTTTCAGGAAAATTTCTTGTTCGATCTTGTGCGACCGAACATGTCCATCTCCAGCTGGGTCGAACTGCTTGGCAGTGATCTGGCGTGGAACCAcaacgaagaggacgacgtcaCACGCAAACTCTTCGGCCCAACGACACTAAACGCTCTTCGCGGAGCGTGGACGCACGGCCTTCTCAATCGCGACTTCGATTTCTACTCGCTTAGTCATATGGCCGAAGCGTGGCACGATTCCAATAAGAAGGAAGAAGGCTGGATGGATATGCTTTATCGTCGCGCTGAGGAGTGGTGGTCCCGTCCGACGGAAGAGCCAGTTCGTCCGACGGAAGAGCCAGTTCACCAAGTCGAGGAAACGGAcaccggcgtcgtcgaatctgTGATGAGCACGGCAAGCAAATTGTGGCGCTACGGAACGAAGGGAGACTGGCCGGTCGACAGTCGCAACATCGACATCAGCAAGAATCTCGAAGTTCTCAACATCAAATCCGTCTACCCAACGATTGCCGGTTTCCCGGTGGTGACGACGATGCGCGCCGACGTTCATTTCGGACTCAAAGCCGAATCGAATCTCACATATCACGCCGACGGTTACTTCTGGAACAAAGACCGAAAAGACAATTTCATCATGGACGGTTATCTCAATCCGCGAATGGTCTTCTCGATGCTCCATAAcgtgacgatcgacgacgaattcttcCGACCCACTATCTGTCAACACGGCAACAGCACGTTCGACTTCGCCCAGCGCGGTCGTGCTAttctcaacgacgacttcaCGTTCACGTGGGAACTCGAAGAAGTTCCTGAAACCGAAGTGGAACTACTCAAATTTCAGTACGATCAATTTGTCACCACCAAGAATCCGGAATTCCGTCAGCAGATCGGTATCAAGAAACGCAACAACACTGAACTGTACAAGCCCGTCTTTGACGAACTTCTCGGTCTCGGAGTCTTTTCGCATATGAGCTACCCTAACACCACGGGAGTCGACTTGGCTCCGGCGTTCCCCTTCTCGGGACCGGCTTACTTCAACCTGACAATTAAACGCATGGATCCGAGAATCAAGCGCATCAGAGTGGAACTCTTCAACGAAAGTCTCATTTCCTGGACGAACGGATTTTTCACCGAAACGTTTATGACCGTCGATAAGGATGGTCTTCCTATCAAGCAGGTCTGGATAAATTCGTTCTGGAATACCACCAAAGACGataagacgacgttgaacgTTACCCTGACTAGCGAATCCCTGAATGGTTCGGCTTGGTTCATCCGCGATCGCTCGAAGTTTCTCTCTATTGAAGGCAGCGGCTTCGTATATACGAACATTTCCAATCTGACTCTCTACACGAAATTCAACAGTTCTTCTCTGCGTGGAGTGATtgaacgaaaacgcttcgctGAGGATAAATATCCGGCTTTCTTCAAGTTTCCCGAATTCAAATTCGAGTTCAACGGCAGTCTCGTCAACAACACGTACGGCAATTTCTCCGCTAGGCTGTTCAAGGAAGGATGGCCGCGTCCTCACTGGCTCAAAATGAATTCGACGACTCTCCGATTTTTCGTCAATACCGACGTCAAGTCAAGTCTCGTGAGCAGACCTCTCAATTTCGGAATGGTCTTGCCCTTGCCGCTGAGAAAGCGTAAGTATAGCTATAGACATCTAGCGTAGTTCCTTTTTTAAACGTTAGGTTTTTAGCTATGTGTCACGTTGTCGGTGACCACTTCATCACCttcgacgacaagaagtACATCACGAGCCTCGGTGATAACTGCGAGTACGTTTTGGCTCGCGACCGTCATCTGAACGACACGTTTGCCGTCACGATAAAGAACACGATTAAGAACAATATAAAGAACAAGGAATTGATCGTCTACGTCAACGACACCATGTACACCTTGACGATGGACggcactcaatttaaaatCTTCGACAGTGAAGTGATGTTGCCTTACAAGGAGAAGCACGTTATCCACGTCAGAAAAGTCGAGATGAACAACGACATTTATGTTCGCATGACGCTTTGGGCTGGCATCGACGTGTACTACTCCcgagacgacgtcttgcTCTACGTCAACGGATTCTACATGAATCGCCTGGCTGGACTGTGCGGCAACGGCAATTACAACGACAAGGACGATTGGCAGTTGCAAGACATGGAAATAACCAAAGATTTGAAGGTGTTCGTCAACGACTGGAGCGTCAACTGTCCGATTCACGAAGAACTGTTCGTGTGCGATTCTTACCTTGCTGATGCCACTCTGACTCCGCCTACCATGTACGATCCATGCAACGGAGAAGACATCTGCAGACGATTTTTCGAGGACAAGTTTGCGAATGTCCCCTATCCTGTCACTCACTACTACGATGTttgccgtcgcgacgtcgcttgcGGCTTGTCTCCCCTGCCCAGCGTTCGAGCATACATGAAAGCCGCTCGCGCAAAAGAACTTTGGACTGAGGACGGTAAGGCTTAGGAAAGGCGAAAGAATTGCGTGTATCTATGTATGCGTGTATAGGTTGCTTTTATGGACCATATGGGCCTTGGGAAGCATGTCACCACTCCGAACAAAGAAGGGAACGAGAAGTCCTCTGTAATCCGCTCGGCCACGTCTGCGGCGAGACCGTAGAATGGAGATCATGTAAGGCTCGATTTGGTTATGTCGTCTTCCTTAGTTCAATAATTTCTTTCTAGGCCCCAGCGTTAGCGTTGATAAAGGCTGCATGTTGAAGAAGGAGCACATTCTTGTGGTGTCGGGCAAGAAGCTGTGCAAGAGTCGCCGTAAATTGCCCGTCTGCAAAAAGGCATTGGACAAACCGGGCGACTGTAAGCCGGTTTACGAGGAAATGGCAGAGTTAGACGAGTACTACTGCATCAGTTCCGGAGAGAGTCTAGACAAACTTGACAACGTGTCTCCTATAAAGATCCAATACAACAAAGTGAGAGCTTGCAGATACATCGAAACAACTCCAACGCCGCGTTGATCGAACAATGACGACGCCTTCTCGATTTACTGGCCTTTCTGGCAATAGTTGCTGTTCTGTGTGCGCTTTTCTGTCTGCAATTATATACTAGAGCACGCAGGCAATGCCTAAAAACGCGAGGACGACTTTGGCTGTATCCGGGGGCCGTCTGCCGAGCTCCCGTACGTGACCGTGCCTCATTCAGGGAGCATTCAGGGGCTTGCGCCGCTCGCCCGACACACGCGCGGAATTGTGACGCATAGTGGCAGCAAGCTAGCTCCTGGGACCCACGTTGCTAAGGGTCTCGCTCTAAATGCGATTGTTACGTTCCAAAGAGGCCTCGTACATCTCTCTCTTGCAAAGAGGGCAAAAGCGTACGTCAACTGTTAATTGTAGCCTTTATAGATTCTGCTCTCATGACCAGGACTTTACCAGACTTTACAACGTCGGGaaattcgtgacgtcaaacgagcAAACGTGCTCCGCTCTGTCTCGACATGGCCCTCGGCTTGACAGGTCAGCAGTGGGGAGTCAACGGTAGGATAGAAAGCAGACGCTTAGTAGGCCTATCTTACCCTCATAGATTCTGTTGTAGTGTACGTAGGCACACGGCTAGGGACGTATATAGGGACGTATATAGATATCTCTCCTATAAGAGCCACCTTGTGCCGTATTGATGGCAACTGCAATCAGGTCGTGTTTTGCAATTTTTGTTTCGGTATTGGGTTGGGTTCGGGTTGTTgggaaaaaagagaggcATTGGGATGGGGGACTATACACATTTTAGATTGCTATCTATGCACGACTCCTCCTACCGCGCACGTTGCAACTGGTAGGTAGCTAGGAGGTACTCTCGATCCAGAAACGAATCTGTGGCTCTGTGCTGCCGAGCAGCGTGATCGTCTGCAAAGCGCATGGATTCTGAGCTGCTTTGGGGCGGTTTGATAGGCTCGCGGCTGTCGCGTCCTAATGGCCTCCTCTGCAGATTATACCACACCCCCGAGTCGACCACCTGGCCCCGGGGATCTCCCATTGTTTTCAAATCCCCGCCTCTCTCGCTCTTACGAATCTTCCCATTGTTTCGCAAACTCAACCTCTGCCACGCCTCTACTGATATGAACAGAGACTAGGGATGAAATGCAAAGTTGCTTGCATGTCCGAGCAGGCTTGCTAATTTGCTGCGCTTGCATTGGTTGAGAAGCGAGCTGGCTCATTCCATGACGCAGCGATGACTAGCCTCATTGTTCTCCCTTATCATTTCGCTTAcgtaaattttaattttattgaccTTTGACACTGTTGACCACCTTTGAAATTGCACGAATCGCACCGGTGCAGCTCATTCGACCTCTGCCTTTGGTTGTTGGTTGAACCTCCCTCTCGCTCTTCCCTTCCCGCCACGATGAAAGTTCTTCTCGCAGCGTTTCTCATCAGCACAGTCAGTGCGGGTAAGAGCTCCTATTCTAATAGCGAGACGAAGTATCTAGGGATTCTGCTTTTTTCCAGCTccgacgacggaaattcCGCCTGGAGCGTGCCCGACGAACATGAAGTCGAGGTATCAATTCGTCTCTGACATGCAAATGGTGATTATACCAACGAACAACGGATACACTGGCATGTACATGGATGTGAACTTCACCGTCGGATTCTGCCCCTATGTGGTGGAGGTCGGTTTGCATCGTAGGCACCGATAAACTGACTTAAATTTTGCACTTTATTTGCTAGATTGAGACGTGCAATGTATTTTCGTATCCGGTCGTTCCAAACGAGTCGATTCCGCCGCATCCTATTTGCGATGAACTCGTGAAGGAGCGTCtctattttcgttttgaaaatggGCGTGTTACCGAACTCTACCCCCGCATCGGAATGAAAGATAACATCTTGAATATCTTTCGGGGAATCTTGAGCTCGTTTCAAGTGAAACCGATCGGCTACGACGATCAACGCGATAGGACGGAGGTATGTGTGTTTTTATTCACAGTGCACACgttgac carries:
- the LOC136190460 gene encoding uncharacterized protein is translated as MKVLLAAFLISTVSAAPTTEIPTTEIPTTEIPTTEPGACPTNMKSRYQFVSDMQMAIIPTNNGYTGMYMDVNFTVGFCPYVVEIETCKVFSYPLMNESIQPHPICDELVKERLYFRFENGRVTELYPRIGMKDNILNIFRGILSSFQVKPIGYNDQRDRTETDIFGECPTEIREVHVDDKMIITKKRDLTKCSLRPQFTVMPQFEFYNQANVLMSYAIMQYTMPRFDIQRAFWPVVRKIHIEHSVNLSPMTPRYGSIISFVNQTVLFLEDFYAPTTKKPIDTETKDILFSYDVVSEKKTLDCVKESDIVLKEVSTVPTVEKWKIPMYFRRLTEILKKCEKTDLITLVEKYSICKNDKTVSTQMRFQHAFLLDALAFTWTDSSFESIVELVKGTCLGDSRKREMMVAMSLMPVHSIKSCNPIRYAIEIFEAKPTAQTSSLVLGGIVGTFRKTKRWNRECDVVLTEAKDKLVTKWTTYFNQIPMNFKRNTKPGEAKMTRNDVNSWERAIHSLKAIANMGDPTTLSIFKTAIKSTKLDVEGRIIAVESLEKFLPVLTTDVRRMLVDIFSDFTIEDEIRSVTVPIYVASIRYSGLTGEFYDFFSSLVTLKRPAVKSFACTYLMEVIRSSDPTLLDTAATINNMMNWLGATWSCLIADHGYFSSKAWKGFLSVADLPILPYNTLPRDTMGVGIDSHFYGDFDTKVPHGLTTKFKFMIMGYEIDLGKFGIRGSGLDTLITTLFSPTGYFRRGTRNMSPSGLQREENFLFDLVRPNMSISSWVELLGSDLAWNHNEEDDVTRKLFGPTTLNALRGAWTHGLLNRDFDFYSLSHMAEAWHDSNKKEEGWMDMLYRRAEEWWSRPTEEPVRPTEEPVHQVEETDTGVVESVMSTASKLWRYGTKGDWPVDSRNIDISKNLEVLNIKSVYPTIAGFPVVTTMRADVHFGLKAESNLTYHADGYFWNKDRKDNFIMDGYLNPRMVFSMLHNVTIDDEFFRPTICQHGNSTFDFAQRGRAILNDDFTFTWELEEVPETEVELLKFQYDQFVTTKNPEFRQQIGIKKRNNTELYKPVFDELLGLGVFSHMSYPNTTGVDLAPAFPFSGPAYFNLTIKRMDPRIKRIRVELFNESLISWTNGFFTETFMTVDKDGLPIKQVWINSFWNTTKDDKTTLNVTLTSESLNGSAWFIRDRSKFLSIEGSGFVYTNISNLTLYTKFNSSSLRGVIERKRFAEDKYPAFFKFPEFKFEFNGSLVNNTYGNFSARLFKEGWPRPHWLKMNSTTLRFFVNTDVKSSLVSRPLNFGMVLPLPLRKPMCHVVGDHFITFDDKKYITSLGDNCEYVLARDRHLNDTFAVTIKNTIKNNIKNKELIVYVNDTMYTLTMDGTQFKIFDSEVMLPYKEKHVIHVRKVEMNNDIYVRMTLWAGIDVYYSRDDVLLYVNGFYMNRLAGLCGNGNYNDKDDWQLQDMEITKDLKVFVNDWSVNCPIHEELFVCDSYLADATLTPPTMYDPCNGEDICRRFFEDKFANVPYPVTHYYDVCRRDVACGLSPLPSVRAYMKAARAKELWTEDGCFYGPYGPWEACHHSEQRREREVLCNPLGHVCGETVEWRSCPSVSVDKGCMLKKEHILVVSGKKLCKSRRKLPVCKKALDKPGDCKPVYEEMAELDEYYCISSGESLDKLDNVSPIKIQYNKVRACRYIETTPTPR